One genomic segment of Mycolicibacterium chubuense NBB4 includes these proteins:
- a CDS encoding response regulator transcription factor, which produces MSERISILIAEDCLLVRDSVARALSTDPDVSVVGVAADYDSALEQVDRHRPTMLVTDVRMPPTSTDEGIRLAQWLRTAHPDVGVLVLSQYVEPRYASGLLEGGSAGRGYLLKERVSHFDELGEAVRQVAAGGTVLDPLVVETLLAQPRSAAVLNRLTPREREVLGELATGFSNRMIAQRLVLSQRAVEKHINAIFAKLDLTADDAVDRRVKAVLMFLDGGPG; this is translated from the coding sequence ATGAGTGAGCGGATCTCGATCCTCATCGCAGAGGATTGCCTGCTGGTGCGCGACAGCGTTGCCCGCGCGCTGTCGACCGATCCCGACGTCTCGGTGGTGGGCGTCGCCGCCGACTACGACTCCGCACTCGAACAGGTCGACAGACACCGACCCACGATGCTGGTCACCGATGTGCGCATGCCCCCGACGTCCACCGACGAGGGGATCCGGCTCGCGCAATGGCTGCGCACCGCGCACCCCGACGTCGGGGTGCTCGTGCTGTCGCAGTACGTCGAACCGCGCTATGCCTCGGGGTTGCTGGAAGGCGGTTCGGCGGGGCGGGGATATCTGCTCAAGGAGCGGGTGTCGCACTTCGACGAACTCGGCGAGGCGGTGCGGCAGGTGGCCGCCGGGGGAACCGTGCTCGATCCGCTCGTCGTGGAGACGCTGCTCGCGCAGCCGCGCTCGGCCGCAGTCCTGAACCGCCTGACCCCCCGGGAACGGGAAGTGCTCGGCGAACTCGCGACGGGGTTCAGCAACCGGATGATCGCGCAGCGGCTGGTGCTGTCGCAGCGTGCGGTGGAGAAGCACATCAACGCCATCTTCGCCAAACTCGACCTGACCGCGGACGACGCCGTGGACCGGCGCGTCAAGGCCGTGCTGATGTTCCTCGACGGCGGCCCCGGATGA
- a CDS encoding response regulator: protein MTAPCAAPRNGGVHTMVRCLWGRHHGTVADRRVRVWVVDDQASFRMAAAATLDAMDGFEIAGQCDSGEAAIEGLRHAAADMVLMDIHMPGMGGIDAARAISAQHPGLVLVLMSTYDFADLPAAAADCGAASYLHKERLCPDVLSRIWRAAG, encoded by the coding sequence ATGACCGCGCCGTGCGCGGCACCCCGCAATGGTGGTGTGCACACCATGGTGCGATGCCTGTGGGGCCGCCACCATGGCACCGTGGCGGACCGGCGGGTGCGGGTGTGGGTGGTCGACGACCAAGCCAGCTTCCGCATGGCCGCGGCGGCCACGCTGGACGCCATGGACGGCTTCGAGATCGCCGGCCAGTGTGATTCCGGTGAGGCCGCCATCGAAGGACTTCGGCACGCCGCGGCCGACATGGTGTTGATGGACATCCACATGCCGGGCATGGGCGGGATCGACGCCGCACGCGCCATCAGTGCCCAGCACCCGGGTCTGGTCCTGGTGCTGATGTCGACCTACGACTTCGCCGACCTCCCGGCCGCGGCGGCCGACTGCGGCGCGGCGTCGTATCTCCACAAAGAGCGACTGTGTCCCGACGTTCTGAGCCGGATATGGCGAGCAGCAGGCTGA
- a CDS encoding sensor histidine kinase: MASSRLKVASAARSVPDWRTPKVLLAEAFRSSSWFGHDLIHRLRTERFEIFLTGHFAMWAGAAIVLPLLEYLWLFRSAWLLGFVTVGVAQCIVLAVALNLAHANRFEQSITLVCVGNWIAALGVTYVSPPLLPVMALLALVPVVFAEPYIRLQRGLVFTLITAGCVLAMAVVARFTPVTDAVEHAPRWLETAFIVVALPVNALHVMVIVWNNAAALRTSESQLAERATELAASRTRLITAADEERRRLERDLHDGAQQYLVALSVLIGLARNAESAKCRSLLTEASGLVDDAIAEIRRLAHGIYPPLLVSGGLGQALPALTAHAAVPVRLDMDGVGRHPPSVEAALYYCCSEALQNAAKHGGPATAVTVTVHQEDGLVAVTISDNGCGFDASARGLGLTNMTDRLSAIGGELSIDTAPGRGTRIIATVDTSGS, from the coding sequence ATGGCGAGCAGCAGGCTGAAGGTCGCCTCCGCGGCCCGGTCGGTACCCGACTGGCGTACCCCGAAGGTCCTCCTCGCGGAGGCCTTCCGCTCGTCGTCGTGGTTCGGCCACGACCTGATCCACCGCCTGCGCACGGAGCGCTTCGAGATCTTCCTCACCGGACACTTCGCCATGTGGGCGGGCGCCGCGATCGTCTTGCCGCTGTTGGAGTATCTGTGGCTGTTTCGATCAGCGTGGTTGCTCGGATTCGTCACCGTCGGTGTCGCGCAGTGCATCGTGCTCGCCGTGGCACTGAATCTGGCGCACGCCAACAGGTTCGAGCAGTCCATCACCCTGGTGTGCGTCGGCAACTGGATCGCCGCACTGGGCGTCACGTACGTGTCGCCGCCACTGCTGCCGGTGATGGCGCTTCTGGCCCTGGTGCCGGTCGTCTTCGCCGAGCCCTACATCCGCCTGCAGCGGGGGCTGGTCTTCACCCTCATCACCGCGGGCTGCGTGCTGGCGATGGCCGTCGTGGCGCGCTTCACGCCCGTCACGGATGCCGTCGAGCACGCGCCACGCTGGTTGGAGACGGCCTTCATCGTGGTGGCGCTGCCGGTGAATGCCTTGCACGTCATGGTGATCGTCTGGAACAACGCCGCGGCACTGCGGACATCGGAAAGCCAACTCGCCGAACGCGCCACCGAACTGGCGGCTTCCCGCACCCGGCTGATCACCGCCGCCGACGAGGAGCGCCGACGCCTCGAACGCGATCTCCACGACGGCGCCCAGCAGTACCTCGTTGCGCTGTCGGTCCTCATCGGATTGGCCCGCAACGCCGAGAGCGCTAAGTGCCGGTCGCTGCTGACCGAAGCCTCCGGCCTGGTGGACGACGCGATCGCCGAGATCCGCAGGCTCGCCCATGGCATCTACCCCCCGCTGCTGGTCAGCGGAGGGCTCGGTCAGGCACTGCCCGCACTCACCGCGCACGCGGCGGTGCCGGTCCGGCTCGACATGGACGGGGTCGGCCGTCATCCGCCGTCGGTCGAAGCGGCCCTGTACTACTGCTGCAGTGAGGCGCTGCAGAACGCCGCCAAACACGGTGGGCCGGCCACCGCGGTCACGGTGACGGTGCACCAGGAGGACGGGCTCGTCGCCGTGACGATCAGTGACAACGGGTGCGGGTTCGACGCCTCCGCACGGGGATTGGGCCTGACGAACATGACCGACCGGCTGTCGGCGATCGGCGGCGAGCTGTCGATCGACACCGCGCCGGGCCGGGGAACACGCATCATCGCCACGGTGGACACGTCGGGTTCGTGA
- a CDS encoding ATP-binding protein yields MSAFDREEQVDASRGSLPAGTVTLLLADIESSTRLWDAQPARMAEALARLDHLLDGLVAAFNGVRPVEQGEGDSFVLAFRRAGDAVSCAVALQRAALSPIRLRIGVHTGDVDLRDERNYMGPTINRAARVRELAHGGQTVLSSATRHLVLESLPAQAWLKDLGCYRLRDLPRPERVVQLCHPDLHNDFPPLRGGRAEAFHRRPAQLTEFVGRAGDVASVGRALTGNRLVTLCGTGGVGKTRLAVEVADRAGERFPDGTWYVDLAPVADPKRVPLLAAQALALPDGPDRTAVSRLLQHLGDRHLLLLLDNCEHVLSATTALVSAVLSSCPRVTVLATSREPLHISGGRVVRVPPMAAGGDATALFTARARDARPEFAPGPGELARIAEICGRLDGLPLAIELAASRVRTLSLAEIAETLHDPPAVLSCECRSTPARHRSLRACLDWSYELLTESEKALLGRLATFPGGFDREAARGLVPGHRLSGRQIGGLVDALVDKSLLTCDSSGSRALYRLNHTTRQYLLEASAHSRGRARRRLLPRAAVAATIPAGAIRNR; encoded by the coding sequence ATGTCCGCCTTTGATCGTGAAGAGCAGGTGGACGCGTCGCGCGGGTCGCTCCCGGCAGGCACCGTCACCCTGCTCCTGGCCGATATCGAGAGCTCCACCAGGCTCTGGGACGCCCAGCCCGCCAGGATGGCAGAGGCGCTGGCGAGACTGGACCACCTGCTGGACGGCCTCGTTGCGGCCTTCAACGGTGTGCGCCCGGTGGAGCAGGGCGAGGGAGACAGCTTCGTGCTGGCGTTCCGGCGTGCCGGCGACGCCGTGAGTTGCGCGGTCGCCCTGCAGCGTGCCGCGCTGTCGCCGATCCGGCTGCGCATCGGTGTGCACACCGGTGACGTCGACCTCCGCGACGAGCGCAACTACATGGGCCCGACGATCAACCGGGCCGCTCGAGTGCGCGAACTCGCGCACGGGGGCCAGACGGTGCTGTCCTCGGCGACACGTCATCTGGTGCTGGAATCGCTGCCCGCGCAGGCATGGCTGAAGGATCTGGGCTGCTACCGACTCCGCGACCTGCCGCGCCCCGAACGGGTGGTCCAACTGTGTCACCCCGACCTGCACAACGACTTCCCTCCGCTGCGGGGTGGTCGTGCCGAGGCGTTCCACCGCCGCCCGGCCCAGTTGACCGAATTCGTCGGGCGCGCCGGCGACGTCGCCTCCGTCGGCCGGGCCCTGACGGGCAACCGCCTGGTCACGCTCTGCGGCACCGGGGGCGTGGGCAAGACCCGATTGGCGGTCGAAGTGGCCGACCGCGCGGGTGAGCGATTTCCCGACGGCACCTGGTACGTGGACCTCGCGCCGGTGGCCGACCCGAAACGCGTGCCGCTGCTCGCGGCGCAGGCGCTCGCCCTGCCCGACGGGCCCGACCGGACCGCGGTGAGCCGTCTGCTGCAGCACCTCGGCGATCGCCACCTGTTGCTGCTCCTGGACAACTGCGAACATGTGCTCTCCGCGACGACGGCGCTGGTCTCGGCGGTGCTGAGCAGCTGCCCCCGTGTCACCGTGCTGGCCACCAGCCGCGAGCCCTTGCACATCAGCGGCGGGCGCGTCGTCCGCGTGCCGCCGATGGCGGCCGGCGGCGACGCCACCGCACTGTTCACCGCCCGGGCGCGCGACGCCCGGCCCGAGTTCGCTCCCGGCCCCGGCGAACTGGCCCGGATCGCGGAGATCTGCGGCCGCCTCGACGGGCTGCCGCTGGCGATCGAACTCGCCGCCTCGCGGGTCCGCACGCTGTCCCTCGCCGAGATCGCCGAAACCCTGCACGACCCGCCGGCGGTGCTGAGCTGTGAGTGCCGCAGCACGCCCGCTCGCCACCGGAGTCTGCGGGCGTGCCTGGACTGGTCCTACGAGCTGCTGACCGAGTCGGAGAAGGCCTTGCTCGGTCGTCTCGCGACGTTTCCTGGCGGCTTCGACCGGGAGGCCGCGCGGGGGCTCGTTCCCGGACACCGGCTGTCGGGTCGCCAGATCGGCGGCCTGGTCGACGCGCTCGTCGACAAGTCGCTGCTCACCTGCGACAGCAGCGGCTCCCGAGCGCTCTACCGACTGAACCACACCACCCGTCAGTACCTGTTGGAGGCGTCGGCGCACTCGCGAGGCCGAGCCCGCAGAAGGCTGTTGCCAAGAGCGGCCGTCGCCGCCACAATTCCCGCCGGTGCCATCCGGAATAGATAG
- a CDS encoding nitroreductase family deazaflavin-dependent oxidoreductase, which translates to MTEIDKQKLYSDTSALDEFNRNIVEEFRANGGKVGGPFEGGTLLLLHTVGAKSGQPRLSPLAYLTIDGKMLIVGSYAGAPKHPAWVHNLRANPRAHIEVGTEAYDVTVRELPDDEREALYPKVVEIAPVFAEYQANTSRAIPLFELTRA; encoded by the coding sequence ATGACCGAGATCGACAAACAGAAGCTCTACTCCGACACCTCTGCCCTCGACGAGTTCAACCGCAACATCGTCGAGGAGTTCCGGGCCAACGGCGGCAAGGTCGGCGGCCCGTTCGAGGGCGGCACGCTGCTGCTGTTGCACACCGTCGGCGCGAAGTCGGGCCAGCCGCGGCTCTCGCCGCTCGCGTACCTGACCATCGACGGCAAGATGCTCATCGTGGGCTCGTATGCCGGTGCGCCGAAGCATCCGGCGTGGGTGCACAATCTGCGGGCGAATCCGCGGGCCCACATCGAGGTCGGCACCGAGGCCTACGACGTGACCGTCCGCGAGCTGCCCGACGACGAGCGCGAGGCGCTGTATCCGAAAGTCGTCGAGATCGCGCCGGTCTTCGCGGAGTACCAGGCCAACACGTCGCGGGCCATCCCGCTGTTCGAGCTCACCCGCGCCTAG
- a CDS encoding thiolase family protein produces MADFHDRDAVIVGAVRTPVGKGKASGALHGVLPADLLAHSLREVVTRTGVDPVEVEDVIAGAVTQVGDQAVNIARNALLGAGFPESVPGTTVDRQCGSSQQAISFAAQGVLAGAYDVVIAAGVESMSRVPMGSSVLPGSNPFGTGMAARYPDGLVAQGISAELIAAKWKLSRTELDEFSAESHQKAARATKDGLFDTELAPIAGLATDEIIRPDTTAETLAGLRPAFYNEAIGARFPQINWDITPGNSSPLSDGSAAVMITSGAAARRLGLRPLARIHTTVAVGSDPLYMLTGVIPATEKVLTRAGLSLADIDLFEVNEAFAPVVLAWARETGADLAKTNVNGGAIAIGHPLGASGARIMTTLVNALQQRGGRYALQTMCEGGGMANATIIERL; encoded by the coding sequence ATGGCCGACTTTCATGACCGCGATGCCGTCATCGTCGGTGCCGTGCGCACCCCCGTCGGCAAGGGTAAGGCCAGTGGTGCGTTACACGGCGTGCTGCCGGCCGACCTGCTGGCGCACAGCCTGCGCGAAGTCGTCACCCGCACCGGCGTGGACCCTGTCGAGGTGGAGGACGTCATCGCCGGCGCCGTCACCCAGGTGGGCGACCAAGCCGTCAACATCGCCCGGAATGCGTTGCTGGGGGCGGGTTTTCCGGAGAGCGTGCCCGGCACCACCGTGGACCGGCAGTGCGGGAGCAGCCAGCAGGCGATCAGCTTCGCCGCCCAGGGCGTGCTGGCCGGCGCCTACGACGTCGTCATCGCCGCGGGTGTGGAGTCGATGAGCCGGGTGCCGATGGGCTCGTCGGTGCTGCCCGGTAGCAACCCGTTCGGCACCGGCATGGCCGCGCGCTACCCCGACGGGCTGGTGGCCCAGGGCATCAGCGCCGAGCTGATCGCGGCCAAGTGGAAGCTGTCGCGCACCGAGCTCGACGAGTTCTCCGCCGAGAGCCACCAGAAGGCCGCCCGCGCCACCAAGGACGGGCTGTTCGACACCGAGCTGGCACCGATCGCGGGGCTGGCGACCGACGAGATCATCCGCCCCGACACCACGGCCGAGACCCTGGCCGGGCTGCGGCCCGCGTTCTACAACGAGGCGATCGGCGCGCGGTTCCCGCAGATCAATTGGGACATCACGCCCGGCAACAGCTCACCGCTGTCCGACGGCAGCGCCGCGGTGATGATCACCAGCGGTGCGGCGGCCCGACGGCTGGGGCTGCGCCCGCTGGCGCGCATCCACACCACGGTGGCGGTGGGCTCCGACCCGCTCTACATGCTGACCGGCGTCATCCCCGCGACCGAGAAGGTACTGACACGGGCCGGGCTGTCGCTGGCGGATATCGACCTGTTCGAGGTGAACGAGGCGTTCGCCCCGGTGGTGCTCGCGTGGGCCCGCGAGACCGGGGCCGACCTGGCGAAGACGAACGTCAACGGCGGGGCCATCGCGATCGGTCACCCGCTCGGCGCCAGCGGCGCCCGCATCATGACCACACTCGTCAACGCCTTGCAGCAGCGCGGCGGCCGCTACGCGCTGCAGACGATGTGTGAGGGCGGCGGCATGGCCAACGCCACCATCATCGAACGCCTCTAA
- a CDS encoding winged helix-turn-helix transcriptional regulator translates to MTVLLGPLADRDTWSAVGHCAIEKTMGLVGTKSAMLIMREAYYGTTRFDDFARRVGITKAATSARLSELVEAGLLTKQPYREPGQRARDEYVLTEAGTDFMPVVWAMFEWGRKHLGDTPLRLTHLGCGAQAGVEVVCAEGHRVPPDELGVRLVRSAERGTPSPHS, encoded by the coding sequence ATGACAGTGCTGCTTGGCCCGTTGGCCGATCGCGACACGTGGTCGGCGGTCGGTCACTGCGCGATCGAGAAGACGATGGGGCTGGTCGGCACCAAGTCGGCGATGCTGATCATGCGGGAGGCGTACTACGGCACCACCCGCTTCGACGACTTCGCCCGCCGCGTCGGCATCACCAAGGCGGCCACATCGGCGCGGTTGTCCGAACTCGTCGAGGCCGGCCTGCTGACCAAGCAGCCCTACCGCGAGCCCGGACAGCGCGCCCGCGACGAGTACGTGCTGACCGAGGCCGGCACCGACTTCATGCCCGTGGTGTGGGCGATGTTCGAGTGGGGCCGTAAACACCTGGGCGACACGCCACTTCGCCTGACCCACCTGGGCTGCGGCGCGCAGGCCGGCGTCGAGGTGGTGTGCGCCGAGGGGCACCGGGTGCCCCCCGACGAACTCGGTGTGCGCCTGGTCAGGTCAGCTGAGCGCGGAACTCCCTCGCCGCACTCATGA
- a CDS encoding BtpA/SgcQ family protein yields the protein MTTTWLDEVFNVAKPVIAMLHLSALPGDPGYDSAGGIAAVVDRARTELDALQSGGVDGIMISNEFSLPYLTKTEPITAISMARIIGELLPDLSVPYGVNVLWDGRASIDLAVATGAKFVREIFTGVYASDFGLWNTNVGEVARHRARVGGAEVKLLFNIVPESAQYLADRDLASITRTTVFATLPDAICVSGATAGAPTDTEALKVVKAAAGAVPVFVNTGVRAENVAAQLSVADGAVVGTYFKKDGLFANAAEKSRVEELMSAAREFRAQLT from the coding sequence GTGACCACCACCTGGCTCGACGAGGTCTTCAACGTCGCCAAGCCCGTCATCGCCATGCTGCACCTGTCCGCGCTACCCGGCGACCCCGGCTACGACAGCGCGGGCGGCATCGCGGCGGTCGTCGACCGCGCGCGCACCGAACTCGACGCCCTGCAGAGCGGCGGCGTCGACGGCATCATGATCAGCAACGAGTTCAGCCTGCCGTACCTGACCAAGACCGAGCCCATCACGGCGATCAGCATGGCCAGGATCATCGGCGAGCTGCTGCCCGACCTCTCGGTGCCCTACGGGGTGAACGTGCTCTGGGACGGCCGGGCCTCGATCGACCTGGCTGTCGCCACCGGCGCGAAGTTCGTCCGCGAGATCTTCACCGGGGTGTACGCCAGCGACTTCGGGCTGTGGAACACCAATGTCGGCGAGGTCGCCCGCCACCGCGCGCGGGTCGGCGGCGCCGAGGTGAAGCTGCTGTTCAACATCGTGCCGGAGTCGGCGCAGTACCTCGCCGACCGCGACCTGGCGTCGATCACACGGACCACGGTCTTCGCGACACTGCCGGACGCCATCTGCGTGTCCGGCGCGACGGCCGGTGCCCCGACCGACACCGAGGCGCTGAAGGTGGTGAAGGCGGCGGCAGGCGCGGTACCCGTGTTCGTCAACACCGGGGTCCGGGCCGAGAACGTCGCCGCCCAGCTCAGCGTCGCCGACGGCGCCGTGGTGGGCACGTACTTCAAGAAGGACGGCCTGTTCGCCAACGCCGCCGAGAAGTCCCGGGTCGAGGAGCTCATGAGTGCGGCGAGGGAGTTCCGCGCTCAGCTGACCTGA
- a CDS encoding SDR family NAD(P)-dependent oxidoreductase, producing MTRTVVVTGAGSGIGRAIASTLAGREWRVVVTDLDGAAAADVAAALPNPDRGHESAQLDVTSAEAASAVASDVAGRLGLHAWVSNAGISFMHRFLEAPVERYQQTVDVNLKGVFVCGQAAAREMVRAGVAGSIVNTASMAGKQGRVPFLADYVASKFGVVGLTQAMAYELGEHRITVNCVCPGFVETPMQSRELEWEAQLRGTTTDGVRDMMIGDTPLGRLEQPEDVARAVAFLLSDDARFITGEALAVNGGAYMD from the coding sequence ATGACCAGAACAGTCGTGGTGACCGGCGCAGGGTCGGGCATCGGTCGTGCCATCGCGAGCACGCTGGCGGGGCGGGAGTGGCGCGTCGTCGTCACCGATCTCGACGGCGCCGCGGCGGCCGATGTCGCCGCGGCACTGCCGAATCCGGACCGCGGCCACGAGTCGGCGCAGCTGGACGTCACCTCCGCCGAGGCGGCCTCGGCCGTCGCGTCCGACGTCGCGGGCCGGCTTGGACTGCACGCGTGGGTGAGCAACGCCGGCATCTCGTTCATGCACCGCTTCCTGGAGGCGCCCGTGGAGCGCTACCAGCAGACCGTCGACGTCAACCTCAAAGGCGTGTTCGTCTGCGGGCAGGCCGCGGCGCGCGAGATGGTGCGCGCCGGCGTGGCCGGTTCGATCGTCAACACCGCCTCGATGGCGGGCAAGCAGGGCCGCGTGCCGTTCCTGGCGGACTACGTCGCCTCGAAGTTCGGCGTCGTGGGCCTGACCCAGGCGATGGCCTACGAGTTGGGCGAGCACCGCATCACCGTCAACTGCGTGTGCCCGGGGTTTGTCGAAACCCCGATGCAGTCAAGGGAATTGGAGTGGGAGGCGCAGCTGCGCGGCACCACCACCGACGGCGTGCGGGACATGATGATCGGCGACACCCCCCTGGGCCGGCTCGAGCAGCCCGAGGACGTCGCGCGTGCGGTGGCGTTCCTGCTCTCCGATGACGCGCGCTTCATCACCGGCGAGGCGCTGGCCGTCAACGGCGGCGCCTACATGGACTGA
- a CDS encoding ABC transporter ATP-binding protein translates to MATVRFSGVTKAYGTTSVVAGLDLELPDGSFTVLVGPSGCGKSTTLRMLAGLETVTSGTISIGERDVTALQPRERDIAMVFQNYALYPHLTVVENIAFPLRASKTPRREALARATEIGESLGLSKMLGRKPKDLSGGQQQRVAIGRAIIREPSVFLFDEPLSNLDAKLRVETRTELLQIQRRLGITSVYVTHDQEEAMTLSDRMVVMRDGEIAQQGTPQEVYARPADTFVAAFVGSPKMNLLDGELSDGEFLQPNGFRLPIDRAPVHGPVTVGVRPDDLSLHPGDDGGAARVVLVEHLGPRAIVTLDAGGTVLTSVMETARLSGITEGAGVDLAVRKGATHFFDTHTGRRLAD, encoded by the coding sequence ATGGCAACTGTCCGATTCTCCGGCGTCACCAAGGCGTACGGCACCACGTCCGTCGTCGCGGGCCTGGACCTCGAGCTGCCTGACGGATCGTTCACGGTGCTCGTCGGGCCGTCCGGGTGCGGGAAGTCGACCACGCTGCGCATGCTGGCCGGGCTCGAGACCGTCACGTCCGGGACGATCAGCATCGGCGAGCGCGACGTCACCGCGTTGCAGCCGCGCGAGCGCGACATCGCCATGGTGTTCCAGAACTACGCGCTGTACCCGCACCTGACCGTCGTCGAGAACATCGCATTCCCCCTGCGGGCGTCGAAGACGCCGCGTCGCGAGGCGTTGGCGCGCGCGACCGAGATCGGGGAATCGCTGGGCCTGTCGAAGATGCTGGGCCGCAAACCCAAAGACCTCAGCGGCGGCCAGCAGCAGCGGGTGGCCATCGGCCGGGCGATCATCCGCGAGCCGTCGGTGTTCCTGTTCGACGAACCGCTGTCCAACCTCGACGCCAAGCTGAGGGTCGAGACCAGAACCGAACTGCTGCAGATCCAGCGGCGCCTGGGCATCACGTCGGTGTACGTCACCCACGATCAGGAAGAGGCGATGACGCTCTCGGACCGCATGGTGGTCATGCGCGACGGCGAGATCGCCCAGCAGGGCACTCCGCAGGAGGTCTACGCCCGGCCGGCCGACACCTTCGTCGCCGCGTTCGTCGGCAGCCCGAAGATGAACCTGCTCGACGGTGAACTGTCAGACGGCGAGTTCCTGCAGCCCAACGGATTCCGGTTGCCGATCGACCGCGCGCCGGTGCACGGACCCGTGACGGTCGGCGTGCGGCCCGATGACCTGTCACTGCACCCCGGCGACGACGGCGGGGCGGCCCGCGTCGTGCTCGTCGAGCATCTCGGGCCCAGAGCCATCGTGACACTCGATGCGGGCGGCACCGTGCTGACCAGTGTCATGGAGACCGCGCGGCTGTCCGGCATCACCGAGGGCGCCGGGGTGGACCTCGCCGTGCGCAAGGGCGCCACCCACTTCTTCGACACCCACACCGGCCGGCGTCTCGCCGACTGA
- a CDS encoding carbohydrate ABC transporter permease, with protein MTRSSVVTVLRVTLLWAAGITVGFPILWIALASLKTPEQLNNPFQVVFAPTFSSWHNVLESGILGAAGRSALVALVTVGVSVVVGSMGAYAIARYRAGGTLTRFGMLAAQVLPPAVLVFPFLTMAYALRLTDTLVPVIFSHLSFVLPVVTWFLIGFFEAVPRSLEEQAQVDGFGRFAAFRLVVLPQVLPGIGAAAIFGFTLSWNDLFYGLILAPGKAAILPVAIAGFNTFRGVQIGSMSAAILIAVIPVVVASFFIQRKLVQGISGGAVKF; from the coding sequence ATGACTCGCTCCTCCGTGGTGACCGTGCTGCGGGTGACGTTGCTGTGGGCGGCGGGCATCACCGTGGGCTTCCCCATCCTGTGGATCGCCCTGGCCAGCCTCAAAACGCCTGAGCAGCTGAACAATCCGTTCCAGGTCGTGTTCGCCCCGACGTTCTCGAGCTGGCACAACGTGTTGGAGTCGGGCATCCTCGGGGCCGCGGGCCGCAGCGCGCTCGTCGCACTGGTGACCGTCGGAGTCAGTGTCGTGGTGGGCAGCATGGGCGCCTATGCGATCGCCCGCTACCGCGCCGGGGGGACCCTGACCCGCTTCGGGATGCTGGCCGCCCAGGTGCTGCCGCCAGCGGTCCTGGTGTTCCCGTTCCTGACGATGGCGTATGCGCTGCGTCTCACCGACACCCTGGTGCCGGTCATCTTCTCGCACCTGAGTTTCGTTCTGCCCGTGGTCACCTGGTTCTTGATCGGGTTCTTCGAGGCGGTCCCCCGCTCGTTGGAGGAACAGGCCCAGGTCGACGGGTTCGGCCGCTTCGCCGCGTTCCGGCTGGTGGTGCTGCCCCAGGTGTTGCCCGGCATCGGCGCCGCGGCGATCTTCGGCTTCACGTTGTCCTGGAACGACCTGTTCTACGGCCTCATCCTCGCACCGGGCAAGGCGGCGATCCTGCCGGTGGCGATCGCAGGCTTCAACACATTCCGCGGGGTGCAGATCGGCTCGATGAGCGCGGCGATCCTCATCGCGGTGATTCCCGTCGTCGTGGCGAGCTTCTTCATCCAGCGCAAGCTGGTGCAGGGCATCAGCGGCGGCGCGGTGAAATTCTGA
- a CDS encoding carbohydrate ABC transporter permease, with protein MVAPLIALFVGVVGFPLGYAAYLSVTDYKLTDHGTPALVGAANYTATLGDTAFWHAFGTTALYVVVAVGLELVIGLAIALALQKQRWARDLTRSMLLAPMFITPIAVGLTFRFLLNDQLGAIPAMLKTFGVDYDFFGPGRALFTMAFIDVWQWTPFMVLLLLAGLESIPKEPLDAARVDGAGGLYVLRRVTLPLLAPVLVVAILLRCLDAMKVFEYVFATTRGGPGTETETLQYFIYQTGIQFFRLGSASSMAFVVLVLVLAVIVIAFRRMDRARTDGAGPR; from the coding sequence ATGGTCGCCCCCCTCATCGCGCTTTTCGTCGGGGTGGTCGGCTTCCCCCTCGGCTACGCCGCCTACCTCAGCGTCACCGATTACAAGCTCACCGATCACGGCACGCCCGCCCTGGTGGGCGCCGCCAACTACACCGCGACACTGGGCGACACGGCCTTCTGGCACGCGTTCGGCACCACCGCGCTCTACGTGGTGGTGGCGGTCGGTCTCGAACTCGTGATCGGCCTGGCCATCGCGCTGGCGCTGCAGAAGCAGCGCTGGGCCCGGGATCTCACCCGATCGATGTTGCTCGCGCCGATGTTCATCACACCGATCGCCGTGGGGCTCACCTTCCGGTTCCTGCTCAACGACCAGCTCGGCGCGATCCCGGCGATGCTGAAGACGTTCGGCGTCGACTACGACTTCTTCGGGCCCGGACGCGCGTTGTTCACGATGGCGTTCATCGACGTGTGGCAGTGGACGCCGTTCATGGTGCTGCTGCTGCTCGCCGGTCTGGAGTCGATCCCGAAGGAACCGCTCGACGCGGCCCGGGTGGACGGCGCCGGCGGTCTGTACGTGCTGCGCCGGGTGACGCTGCCGCTGCTGGCGCCGGTGCTGGTGGTGGCGATCCTGCTGCGCTGTCTCGACGCGATGAAGGTATTCGAGTACGTGTTCGCCACCACCCGCGGCGGGCCGGGCACCGAGACGGAGACGCTGCAGTACTTCATCTATCAGACCGGAATCCAGTTCTTCCGGCTCGGATCGGCATCGTCGATGGCCTTCGTGGTGCTGGTCCTCGTGCTGGCCGTCATCGTGATCGCGTTCCGCCGGATGGACAGGGCCCGCACGGACGGGGCCGGGCCGCGATGA